The sequence TCGATTTCAAGTTCCACGCGAGCCACCCTTGGATCAAGATTTTGCCGGACGTGGAGAAACACCAGGACCAGCGGCTGTGGGTGGACATTGACTGGGGGACGGCACCGATTGGCGAATCCGAAGGATATGTTTCAATCGAGGGAGGTGCCGGGACCGTGAAAGTCCACCTTACCGCGCTGAGAGCGACTGCCGATCAGGAGCGGGAAGCGAAAGGATGTTTCGGTGGACTTTCGGGACCGATCGCGATCGCGGCGAAGGATGCCGTGAAGAGCGTCGCGGTGGGGCAGGTCCATTGGGATCTAATTCCCGACTACGGCCGGGCAAAAGCCGGCGTTTCGGTTTTCCCGGTGACGGCGGCCAGCATCTTGCCTCCTGCCGCGGCACCCTATCTGGAGTATCCAGTGTATTTGGCCAAGGCCGGCAATGTCGATGTCGATGCGATCATTGGATCGACATTGGATTTCGTTCCAGGACGTGGATTGAGATTGGCGGTTTCCATTGACGACGCCCCGCCGGAGGTGGTCGACGCGTTTCCCGGGAAGGAATCCGAATCCCGGTGGGGGAACGCCGTGAAGGACAACATCCGGATCCTGCGGTTATCCCATGTCATCGACCGGCCGGGGCGGCACGTTCTCAGGATTGCCATGGTGGATCCCGGGGTGGTCCTGCAGAAACTGATCATCCACCAGGAGCCTTTGCCTCCCAGCTACTTCGGTCCGCCGGAGGTCGGTCTCAACGTCGCGTCCCGTTGAAACAACCAACCCAGCCATTCACCACTGACAACCATGATGAGAAAAACCCTATTCTTACTGACCCTGTTGCTGACCCTCCTCACCGGAACGATCCACGCGGCTGAAAAATTCACCTACGTTATCGTCCACGGTGCCACCGCCGGTGGCTGGGAGTGGAAGAAGGCAGCCAAATTCCTCGAGAGCGATGGCCACGAAGTTCATCGTGCCACGCTCACCGGGCTTGGTGAACGGATGCATCTCGCGACCAAGGAGGTCGACCTTGAAACCCACATCAATGATGTGGTGAATACGATTCTCTTCGAGGATCTCCACGATGTGGTGCTGACGGGGCACAGCTACGGTGGGATGGTCATCACGGGCGTGATGGACCGGGTTCCCGATCGCATCCGGCATGTGGTGTTTCTGGATGCGGCTGTGCCGGAAAATGGGAACAGCATGTATGATCTGGTGGGTGGTCCTCCGAAGAACTCGAAAGTGGTCGATGGGCTCGTGCAGTTTTCGTGGTATGACGCGAACGCTCCGTTTCCCCATGGGGTTCCACAGCCTGAGAAGACGTTCAGCCAGCCGGTGTCCTACAAGAATCCAGCCGCTCTCGTGCTGCCCGTGACCTACGTTGCATTCCTTCCTGCCGGACAGCCCGCCGAGAGCAGGGCGGCCAGCGACAAAGGTTGGCAACGGGCGGTCAAGAGAGGGTGGTCGATCCGCACGTTTGCCGGGACCCATGTGGCCCACCAGGAGGATCCTCGCGGCCTCGCAACGCTCCTTGAAGAAGCAGTAGGCGACAAGAACAAGGCGGTGGAACAAAAGCCCGCTGAATAGCCTGCGCGCTGAAATACCGATGACCGGCAGTTCTGGATATTTCCGCACTGGAGGCGCGCCAGGGGACGGGAACAAGGAGCTGTAACCCGACGGATTGTTGAAGAGCTCGAACCCGAGCCGCCAGAAAGCGGTGAGCCATCTTCAACGATCGCCAGCCAGCGGGGATCAGGGACCCGATTTCGAACCTGTCCATCCCTTGCCCGGCACTTGATTGGCCAAGCCCATTGGTTGGCTGGAAAGCCCGGAGGAGTCTGCTCTCGGACTCCTCCTTGATGATTGCTGTTGATTCTCCAAACCCAAGCCATGAAGACGTTCATAAAAACCCACCTACATGTTGTCATGCTGCTTCTGATCATGGTCATTTCGCACCCCGGTGCGAGTGGCCAAACTGCTTCAGCGATGCGGCGGCCGATTTCCCCCCAGCAGCCGATGTGGCTCGTTCACATCGATACATGGAACTATCCCGATCCTCAGAAGATCATCGCTCTCATCCCGCAGGACATCCGTCCGTATGTGGTGATGAATATTTCTATCTCGATCAGCCATAATACCACGACAGGCCAGTTCCAGGTTGCTGAATATGGATATGAGGTGGCGAAGTCCTGGATGAGGGCTTGTGCGGAAAATGGGATGTGGACGATGATCCAGCAATCCAGTGGTGGCCTTCATCAGTTCCCCGAGAGCGATCTCACCATCTACGAGGAGTTTTTTCGGGATTATCCCAATTTTCTCGGGTTCAACTACGCTGAGCACTTCTGGGGCTTCGATGATCCGAATGATCCAGCTTCAGCGCCTTGGACTGCACGGATGACGCATTTGGCGAATCTTTTAAATCTCACTGCTAAATACGGCGGCTATCTCGTGATGAGTTGGTGCGGGAACCAGTATTCTCCGAATATCAATCCGATTGGGATGTTGAAGCGTAGTTCCGCGTTTGCTCAAGCTTGCCGGGATCATACGGAAAATTTCATTCTTTGCGAGAAGTATACTACTGTGGCCTACCAATTCGACAAGGAGAGCACCTGTCTGGGTGCCTACCTGTCGGGTTATAGTGGGCAGTATGGTGTCCGTTACGACAATAGCGGCTGGACGGAT comes from Luteolibacter sp. LG18 and encodes:
- a CDS encoding alpha/beta hydrolase family protein; translation: MMRKTLFLLTLLLTLLTGTIHAAEKFTYVIVHGATAGGWEWKKAAKFLESDGHEVHRATLTGLGERMHLATKEVDLETHINDVVNTILFEDLHDVVLTGHSYGGMVITGVMDRVPDRIRHVVFLDAAVPENGNSMYDLVGGPPKNSKVVDGLVQFSWYDANAPFPHGVPQPEKTFSQPVSYKNPAALVLPVTYVAFLPAGQPAESRAASDKGWQRAVKRGWSIRTFAGTHVAHQEDPRGLATLLEEAVGDKNKAVEQKPAE